One segment of Hemibagrus wyckioides isolate EC202008001 linkage group LG05, SWU_Hwy_1.0, whole genome shotgun sequence DNA contains the following:
- the tmem51a gene encoding transmembrane protein 51a, whose translation MSYSSQTPPDSNNNGSGSSSASQYATAALGVGLLVLGIVMILWSVVPVGNGLNKPQNGPGEVRNTSSVGFVLLGTGVSMLLLSLFLGIQNKYRAMRQPNSSANTEQGQQVERQPDQSEQYTVPSYEEVVGNPEYPISQFSPRQNSTTQLPAYDELVETTQDEVEGPRPPAHKNGADNLNSSHMLPHRTDRSGLKLLPLKTRRKSSSSSPQVTVCSIEPLTPPPQYEENPPELLPATQ comes from the exons ATGTCATACAGCAGCCAGACTCCCCCTGACTCCAACAACAACGGCAGCGGCTCCAGCTCGGCGTCTCAGTATGCCACGGCAGCGCTGGGCGTGGGGTTGCTCGTGCTGGGCATCGTGATGATCCTGTGGAGCGTGGTGCCTGTTGGCAATGGCTTAAACAAGCCTCAGAATGGACCGGGGGAAGTTAGGAACACGTCATCAGTAGGCTTTGTGCTGCTGGGCACAGGAGTGTCCATGCTGCTGCTCTCACTTTTCCTGGGCatacaaaacaaatacagaGCAATGAGACAGCCAAACAGCAGTGCTAACACAGAGCAAGGGCAGCAGGTTGAGAG GCAACCGGACCAATCCGAGCAGTACACGGTACCCAGTTATGAGGAAGTGGTCGGAAATCCTGAGTACCCCATCAGCCAGTTCTCTCCACGGCAGAACAGCACCACCCAACTCCCAGCCTACGACGAACTGGTGGAGACGACACAGGACGAGGTAGAGGGCCCCCGTCCACCCGCACACAAGAACGGAGCAGACAATTTGAACTCGTCACACATGCTCCCTCATAGGACCGACCGCTCCGGACTTAAACTGCTCCCACTTAAAACCAGGAGGAAGAGCTCGAGCAGCTCGCCACAGGTTACTGTTTGCAGCATCGAACCCCTCACTCCTCCACCACAGTATGAAGAAAATCCCCCGGAACTCCTACCGGCTACTCAGTGA